In Metopolophium dirhodum isolate CAU chromosome 5, ASM1992520v1, whole genome shotgun sequence, the sequence CGTCAATCACTCCTGAatgtcaataatcaatataatataatgttttaagtatAGTATTGCTTCTCTataacctataattattttatttaataatctaaaaaataaggTAAGATTTTAAATACCAGCTAAGGGCTTTGGGCGTGGGGGATTCAGCCTATCCGCAACCCACGcctaatttaattcaaatttaacacctttCAATGGctttcattacagtgacccacctTTTTTCCTTAGACATTTTAAAACTACCGTGAACTTAAATTTTGATCTCTCGAATGCACCAACAAGATTCACTCTCCTACCACTAAATTGCATTGAGTATGTCAATAGAAAGCAAAAGCTAAATATTTCAtctttcaaattattttctttaaatttatccatctgaataattattaaatctaaaataaattaaaatgtatctttaaATGATTAATCTGCTAGAACTAGACTAGACTGATGTGTTACCTGTGACATGTTTCCAAAACTATTATACTACTTAGTAGGTACCAACCCATACATCACGTCCACAGCAACAACCACCCACTACCCAAAAAAATTGGTTGGGCGACGGCTCGACCTGTACCCCGTGTTCACTGTTCACCAgcttttgtttttttctgattAATCTCTCCTGCTTCAGCTAATGCCATTCTAGCCCTATCCGTTACAACTTCCAGACAGTTTTTAGTGGCCAACATCTCTTAACTagtactttatactttatactttagtACTTTACTAGTACTTTACTAGTACTAGTTTTTTGCTCATTATAGAACAAAACAAATcatcaaacaatattttggAGTTTCTTGTGTATAGTATATCAGATATATACAGTATTGTAGAGCAATTTTATCATttcctttatttaatttttaaatttccatagATAAATATACGCATACAAGAAATAACTCAAAACACTACtggatacaaaatattattggtagATACCATGAACTATCTACAAAAAAAGATTTGTAGacccaattaatattataaataaaataacaagtaCAGTggaaaatatggttttatttaatCTGCAAGGgggagacttttttttttaccaggACATAAAAAACAGATGTTTATagctttaagtttgataataggttaaTTGGTTCTAATAAACGTACATTTGTTATCCATGTTAAGCATGagtcaaaaacaaaacacaaaagTGAAACCTACTATACAAAGAGCAACTCCCTGTTTCCTCTTCTTGCAATCAGTAGTTAGCACTCTTATAGacctatgaaatatttatattttatactaatatatctgATATAACTTTTAACCATTCATTTATTGTAGAAAAGTTAGTACAAGACAATAATGAGTGTTTGGTAAAGTTGCTgtgattatctatttattttgtcatagaTATCTTAGAGAAAAATACATATTGTCATAATGTCTCTAGTTCTAATTctttatgaacaataattacaccctaattaaaaaaataaaataaataatagatatcaaattataatattgtttattataattatcattttttgttttttaattataacttacaataaGCATACAAAAACTAaacattcctaaaaaaaataacatttcattGACCTAtagattttgtataataatatataactaatgtAAAAAACAAACTTGTAAAGTACTGAttctatattttaacataaaaagtacattgtttataataattttgcaaCTACTCTTTCAATTTTCATAAATCAGTTATCTTAATTACATTAAACCTgaaaacaaataacaacaattagTGTActcatcataaattattaaaaattgacattACGGTTAGCTTCCTTGCATTGACGAATAGCCTCGTTAAATCCAGAACACAAAGAAATATCATCATTGTTTTGTGCACACTGCAAAAACTGTTTGACTTCAAAAGCACATGCTCCACCTTGCTGGCTACTCTGCTCCATTGGCATTACCGATGGTTGTTGAACTTGAGGCTGTACCTCATCCCGGGAACCACCACCCCCGAACATTCCAGTAACTGCATGACCAACAGTGTGAccctaaaaaaatacataaattattgttattaattatatttttcctgtaaaactataagtattaattataatacatacaatggCAGAACCAACAGCAACACCTCCAGCAGTGGCAGCCATTTGGGCAAATAATCCTGGTTGTTGAGGTTGAGCTTGTGGCGCTTGTGCTACTTGTGTTGGTTGAGCTTGTGGCGCTGGTGCACGCTGTTGTGTTCTAGCAGGGACTGATGACCTAAAAATGTAATgctcatttaaataattataaacattgttgaacttaaaaatgattaagTATCGGCTTCAGAATtgcattgtataattattttgaaataactaaaatattaggtactatactcGGTAATATAGGACAActtgtaattttatttcatattcaattaaattatcacagtgtatataattaactattaagttaattttagatTAAGATGAGGTGACCAAAGTAAACAAAACATTGATTTACTTCacgtaattgtaaaaaaaatatatataaattatttactgaatTAATGTAGGTGCCCaaccaaaaattttaaatatgtaatagaatcatatttataaaaggtaataggtaagtactaagtacctatatggctatatcaggtttaaataaatataattaaatgaaaatgaaaatatgacacctatatattatatgaatgacCTCATTTAAGTTGCACAATGCTGTgcaaattcttataatatacctatgatgCCCATAGGATATAAATaaggaaataaaatattgccaacttttttttttgggacATAAACAAGAATCTAAACTAGAAAATCAATGTAGGTAGATAATGAAATCTATAAAGTTTTATACTCactaattaggtacttaattgtttatttaataaaaaattaggtacctacaataaaaaaatatgaatgggCAGTACCTATCAATTTTCCGAATGATTAATGGGATATAATTCAGAATTACAATTGGTACAAGAACTATTATTGTTGATTGATAcacataagtaggtataattatgcGTCCATGTATTAATGCGCATAATGAAATAAGTTTTCACGGTAACCATATTACatgattaaatattacctaatgattttaaaaaaaagtttaaaagaaatttaaattgtttgtataaattattaatgtgttgtcattattaacatattttatataatacctacctacttaaattattttaaggtaTTTCATTccaaaacttataatattatgtagaaacgTCAATACCAGTCACCCAGTCTGGCCTTTTCTCTATATTGTCGTCGATAGACAGTGCGATATACGATACAGCAGTTATAGGTATACAACCAGTTGTAATTGGTTATAAAGTTTTTCATCCAAATATGATAGGTTTATaaacatattcaatttttattacttttttatttagtacctatttatttataactgttgACAtacatcattattaatatattacccgatatattattattcccaaGATTATTcttataaagtacctatttatatttcaatttaaagtgTCATTTTCATTATAGCCAGTCACACCCTTAAAAAATGTACCAATTAATTTTGTGTCAttgattaatatacatatttgttttaCTGTTTGTacattagttatatttaaaaaatgtaggttattatttttacatgtaAGAAGtgtaccacagaatagattaaatacaTTCTAAGCATACTAATTTGATTCATTTCATAgtggattttttttcaactacctCCACGCAACACAGAAGCACCAATGTAATGTTATAGGGTTGGCTATATAGAACTAAAGAAaggttaaatttttaacaagtcTGATAAGGATAGATATTTATGAAACAGTGAAATAAATTCAACACCGATATCAGTCTATCACGCAGTGTTGGGTAGATTACttttgaaaatcaataaaattatgttacatgttacatgaaatatttttatttcaaacacaTTTGAGTTGCCAGACATAATTTTTATCACGTTACTTCAACATTCAAAAAGTAGAgtgttacaaataaaattacctttttaaaaaattatttcaaaatcagTCCATAACGACtaataagtagtaagtataccattaattattatatgaattgtatatgtataaaagtgtatgACATTGATGATGTAGGTAcattgttaattgtttaatgttatacATGAACAAAACTTGTAAGTACTAATTCCTGGGATCAttaattgttgattattatcTAAAACTTTCGGAatcgtaaatatatatttttaattttaaatatttatcgaatATCCTAGCCCCTAGTTTTTGTCACACAAATAACAttcataacttatattttaataacgtggaAAATAACACGTTTTTCAAGAGGAAATTACTTTTAATGTATAACGAAATTACTACGGCGTTACTCCAAAAGTAATTTCGTAccagtaattagtaat encodes:
- the LOC132944438 gene encoding coiled-coil-helix-coiled-coil-helix domain-containing protein 2; its protein translation is MARRGRSPSPAPRRSSVPARTQQRAPAPQAQPTQVAQAPQAQPQQPGLFAQMAATAGGVAVGSAIGHTVGHAVTGMFGGGGSRDEVQPQVQQPSVMPMEQSSQQGGACAFEVKQFLQCAQNNDDISLCSGFNEAIRQCKEANRLM